Proteins from one Rubripirellula tenax genomic window:
- a CDS encoding PEP-CTERM sorting domain-containing protein (PEP-CTERM proteins occur, often in large numbers, in the proteomes of bacteria that also encode an exosortase, a predicted intramembrane cysteine proteinase. The presence of a PEP-CTERM domain at a protein's C-terminus predicts cleavage within the sorting domain, followed by covalent anchoring to some some component of the (usually Gram-negative) cell surface. Many PEP-CTERM proteins exhibit an unusual sequence composition that includes large numbers of potential glycosylation sites. Expression of one such protein has been shown restore the ability of a bacterium to form floc, a type of biofilm.), with the protein MISLVWSANASAAIVPYTDFASFQAAASGVGSTITFEMQTVGDPLVMVDDVSFFIDDGELIVRDTNPTFTISPTNYVGDDIGFNFSEGIDEFQTVSILFDNGRSAVGLWVQYDGNSFANDGLMSLTDIDDVTGSFAVVDPNSGVAIDTDQAFFLGLVETNGTNTIFEVDLLEMGVGGINYTFDNVVSYQVAAIPEPSTFAVLAVFGGAIVVRQRRRNKAQSAE; encoded by the coding sequence ATGATCTCGCTCGTTTGGTCTGCAAACGCGTCCGCAGCAATTGTGCCTTATACCGACTTTGCGAGCTTCCAAGCGGCGGCATCCGGCGTAGGTTCAACGATTACTTTTGAAATGCAAACGGTCGGCGATCCGTTGGTGATGGTCGATGATGTTTCGTTTTTTATCGATGACGGCGAATTGATCGTTCGGGACACGAACCCGACGTTCACGATTTCCCCGACAAATTACGTCGGTGACGACATTGGATTCAATTTCTCGGAAGGGATCGACGAATTCCAAACGGTCTCGATTCTGTTTGACAACGGACGTTCGGCAGTCGGACTGTGGGTCCAATACGACGGGAATTCATTCGCCAATGATGGGCTGATGTCGCTGACCGACATTGACGATGTCACGGGATCGTTTGCGGTGGTCGATCCGAATTCGGGTGTGGCGATCGATACTGACCAAGCATTTTTCCTTGGCCTCGTGGAAACGAACGGCACCAATACGATCTTTGAAGTCGACCTCTTGGAAATGGGCGTCGGCGGCATCAACTACACGTTCGACAACGTCGTCTCGTATCAGGTTGCCGCCATTCCAGAGCCGAGCACGTTCGCGGTACTCGCAGTATTCGGTGGTGCGATCGTCGTGCGGCAACGTCGCCGCAACAAAGCTCAATCCGCCGAGTAG
- the fae gene encoding formaldehyde-activating enzyme codes for MSDRIVMRTGEALVEGDAEYLCAEPEIVIGELDGPVGQALATLVGDQVKGHTRVFAILNSDVQVRPVTLMVSKVTVSDNRYTNILMGSVQAGIANGVLDAVRAGHIPKEKANDLGIIYSVWLDPGVLKVDKVDHQELFRIHREATVKAIRKAIACEPNIDWLLENQDTVEHFFHKLGVDGEL; via the coding sequence ATGAGTGATCGAATCGTGATGCGTACCGGCGAAGCCCTGGTCGAAGGCGATGCCGAATACCTTTGCGCCGAGCCCGAGATCGTGATCGGCGAATTGGATGGTCCGGTTGGCCAAGCGCTGGCGACGTTGGTCGGCGACCAAGTCAAAGGACACACCCGAGTATTCGCGATTCTGAACAGCGACGTGCAAGTGCGTCCCGTGACCTTGATGGTCAGCAAAGTGACCGTCTCGGACAATCGATACACCAACATCTTGATGGGCAGCGTCCAAGCAGGCATCGCAAACGGTGTTTTGGATGCTGTCCGCGCCGGGCACATTCCCAAAGAAAAGGCGAACGACCTTGGCATCATCTATTCGGTATGGCTCGATCCGGGCGTCTTGAAAGTGGACAAAGTCGACCACCAAGAACTGTTCCGAATCCATCGCGAAGCCACCGTCAAAGCGATCCGAAAGGCAATCGCATGCGAGCCGAATATCGATTGGTTGCTTGAGAACCAAGACACCGTCGAGCACTTTTTTCACAAACTGGGCGTCGACGGCGAGCTTTAA
- a CDS encoding KdsC family phosphatase yields MTPQTSDAQSDSQYADSQYADSIRFLLSDVDGVMTDGRIIYGSDGTETKRFHVRDGLAIKAWMQSGFHFGILTARDSPMVTRRAAELGIEAVMQGRRDKWPAAMEMFQSLGCTPDQVCYIGDDLPDLAVMRHVGLSVAPADAAQDVRESADWVLNTRGGDGAIRELIERLLRAGKRWEEYVRRSG; encoded by the coding sequence ATGACGCCGCAAACTTCCGACGCCCAATCCGATTCGCAGTACGCCGATTCGCAGTACGCCGATTCGATTCGCTTCCTCTTGTCGGATGTCGATGGAGTGATGACGGACGGCAGAATCATTTACGGTAGCGATGGTACGGAAACTAAGCGGTTTCATGTTCGCGATGGTTTGGCGATCAAAGCGTGGATGCAATCGGGTTTTCATTTCGGAATTTTGACGGCGCGGGACAGTCCGATGGTGACTCGTCGGGCAGCGGAATTGGGCATCGAAGCGGTCATGCAGGGCCGACGCGACAAATGGCCCGCCGCGATGGAGATGTTCCAATCACTCGGCTGTACCCCTGACCAAGTGTGCTATATCGGCGACGATCTTCCCGACTTGGCGGTCATGCGTCACGTGGGCTTGTCGGTCGCACCGGCCGATGCGGCGCAAGACGTACGCGAGTCGGCCGATTGGGTGTTGAACACCCGTGGCGGCGATGGTGCCATTCGCGAACTGATCGAACGGTTGCTTCGCGCCGGCAAACGATGGGAGGAGTACGTGCGACGTTCGGGTTAA
- a CDS encoding KpsF/GutQ family sugar-phosphate isomerase produces the protein MSAPSRIPNSHPTGPTVAPASMLERLRWIRQVVSAEGNAILSAASILSPEAVRAAEMTANCDGCVLVTGVGKAGLVGQKLVATLASTGTPAHFLHPSEAIHGDLGRVRERDVVWALSNSGRSEEVVRIAPHLAENSAGLIAITASDDNPLATAADCVVSIGRYDEACPNGLAPTSSTAVMMAVGDAIAMLASVLRKFTAQDFARFHPGGSLGRKLATVDQIMRPIASCRVAMQNATIRESMIAKPTADGVVTGRRTGAIMLVDDDGRLAGIFTDSDLARLLERRDEVALDQAIATRMTTRPATVAMGSMLREATAIMSHRRISELPVIDEQSRPVGLIDITDIVSLTDDDGDSAKVLKFP, from the coding sequence GTGTCAGCTCCCTCGCGCATTCCGAACTCGCATCCGACCGGTCCAACGGTAGCGCCTGCTTCGATGCTCGAGCGATTGAGGTGGATTCGGCAGGTCGTTTCGGCCGAAGGTAACGCGATCCTTTCGGCGGCATCCATCTTGTCACCGGAAGCCGTCCGCGCAGCGGAGATGACGGCGAATTGCGACGGGTGCGTTTTGGTGACGGGCGTCGGCAAGGCGGGATTGGTGGGGCAAAAGCTGGTCGCAACCTTGGCCAGCACTGGGACACCGGCCCACTTCCTGCATCCTTCCGAAGCCATCCACGGCGACCTGGGCCGCGTCCGCGAACGCGATGTTGTTTGGGCGCTCAGCAATTCAGGTCGAAGCGAGGAAGTGGTTCGGATCGCGCCGCATTTAGCCGAAAACAGCGCTGGACTGATCGCCATCACCGCCTCCGACGACAATCCGCTTGCCACCGCGGCAGACTGTGTCGTTTCGATCGGACGCTATGACGAAGCATGTCCCAACGGACTGGCGCCGACATCCAGCACCGCCGTCATGATGGCGGTCGGCGATGCGATCGCGATGCTCGCCAGCGTACTTCGCAAATTCACAGCACAGGATTTCGCGCGTTTCCATCCCGGCGGATCGCTTGGTCGGAAGTTGGCGACGGTGGATCAAATCATGCGACCGATCGCGTCGTGCCGCGTTGCCATGCAGAACGCGACCATTCGCGAATCGATGATTGCAAAACCGACGGCCGATGGAGTCGTAACGGGTCGGCGCACGGGCGCGATCATGTTGGTCGACGACGACGGGCGACTGGCTGGCATTTTTACCGATAGCGACTTGGCTCGGTTGTTGGAGCGACGCGACGAAGTGGCGCTCGACCAAGCAATTGCGACACGGATGACGACTCGGCCGGCAACGGTGGCGATGGGATCGATGTTACGAGAAGCGACCGCGATCATGTCGCATCGAAGAATCAGCGAACTTCCCGTCATCGATGAACAATCGCGTCCGGTCGGTTTGATCGACATCACCGACATCGTGTCGCTTACCGACGATGACGGGGACTCGGCAAAAGTATTGAAGTTCCCATAA
- a CDS encoding class I SAM-dependent methyltransferase has translation MNGYDRIARFYRVMEWAAFGPHLNRSRVAILSDLPAVSRVLVLGDGDGRLLQRLCLEHPDATIVSVDQSPKMLELQRRRVKAIGGEDRAEWIQCDAIDFSPEPGRFDLLVTAYFLDCFTESQLETNLTKWLAGVRDGGCWYVVEFTRPASKLQRVVADPILWMMHAFFRWQTGLPNRSLVDLNPILGRLPIRMVKRQTRFCGMMTSRIYAKMPLTSSP, from the coding sequence GTGAACGGCTATGACCGGATCGCTCGCTTCTATCGGGTCATGGAGTGGGCCGCGTTCGGTCCGCATCTGAATCGATCTCGCGTGGCGATTCTTTCCGACTTGCCTGCGGTAAGTCGCGTTCTGGTCCTGGGCGACGGCGACGGAAGGTTGTTGCAGCGACTTTGTCTTGAGCATCCCGATGCAACGATCGTCAGCGTCGACCAGAGCCCCAAGATGCTCGAGTTACAACGGCGGCGGGTCAAAGCGATCGGCGGCGAGGATCGCGCTGAATGGATCCAATGCGACGCGATCGATTTCAGTCCTGAGCCGGGCCGATTTGACTTGCTGGTCACGGCATACTTCTTGGACTGCTTTACCGAATCGCAGCTCGAAACAAATTTGACGAAATGGCTGGCCGGCGTCCGAGACGGCGGGTGCTGGTACGTGGTCGAGTTCACGCGTCCGGCCAGCAAGTTGCAGCGGGTGGTCGCCGATCCGATCCTCTGGATGATGCACGCGTTTTTTCGATGGCAAACGGGATTGCCCAATCGTAGCCTCGTCGATCTGAATCCCATTCTGGGTCGACTTCCGATTCGCATGGTAAAGCGGCAGACGAGGTTCTGCGGGATGATGACGTCACGCATCTATGCCAAGATGCCCTTGACCAGTTCACCGTGA
- a CDS encoding DUF1501 domain-containing protein, translating into MSSKTDPVSSSKVDAQVRSIQRRWFLQQCGIGLGSVALTSLMADSKVAHGETSATGFAANPLAPKEPHFPAKIKNVIVLFMGGGPSQFELFDNKPTLARLDGTLPPADLLGGYRAAFINPNSKLLGAKYKFAKHGQCGAELSELLPHTASVVDDLCIIRSMKTDAFNHAPAQLLMSTGSQQFGRPSMGSWLTYGLGSESQDLPAFVVFNSGKKGPSAGAGNWNSGFLPSTHSGVEFRSSGDPVLYLSNPPGMNDATQRRSLDAINELNRHRLDIVGDPEIATRINSYEMAFRMQSSAPEAMSIHDEPEHILKLYGAEPGKMSFANNCLLARRLVQRGVRFVQLFHESWDQHGGLTSDIKKNCQDTDQGCAALIKDLKQQGLLDETLVIWGGEFGRTPMVQGGNDGRDHHPNSFSMWMAGGGLKSGTVYGATDELGFNVAENPVHVHDLHATILHLLGFDHRQLTHRFQGRDYRLTDVHGELVKGILA; encoded by the coding sequence ATGTCTTCGAAAACTGATCCGGTGAGCTCGAGCAAGGTTGACGCCCAGGTTCGATCGATCCAGCGCCGGTGGTTCCTGCAGCAATGTGGCATCGGCTTGGGGTCGGTCGCTTTGACAAGCCTGATGGCTGATTCCAAAGTCGCCCACGGCGAGACGAGCGCGACAGGCTTTGCCGCGAATCCACTTGCGCCGAAAGAGCCTCATTTTCCGGCGAAAATCAAGAATGTCATTGTCCTGTTCATGGGCGGTGGGCCGAGCCAGTTCGAGCTTTTCGACAACAAGCCGACCCTGGCGCGGTTGGACGGAACGTTGCCGCCGGCGGACTTGCTGGGTGGTTATCGTGCCGCTTTCATCAACCCGAATTCGAAACTGCTTGGCGCAAAATACAAGTTTGCCAAGCACGGCCAGTGCGGCGCCGAACTCAGCGAGCTGTTGCCCCATACGGCTTCGGTCGTCGACGACCTTTGCATCATTCGATCGATGAAGACCGACGCGTTCAACCATGCGCCGGCGCAGTTGCTGATGAGTACCGGGTCACAGCAATTTGGCCGACCCAGCATGGGTTCCTGGCTGACGTACGGTTTGGGCAGCGAGTCGCAGGACCTGCCCGCGTTTGTCGTTTTCAATAGCGGCAAGAAAGGTCCCAGTGCAGGGGCCGGAAATTGGAACTCGGGGTTTCTGCCGTCGACTCACTCGGGTGTCGAATTTCGCAGCAGCGGCGATCCCGTTTTGTACCTATCCAACCCACCCGGAATGAACGACGCGACGCAGCGGCGTTCGCTCGACGCCATCAATGAATTGAATCGCCACCGGTTGGATATCGTTGGTGATCCCGAGATCGCGACGCGAATCAATTCGTACGAAATGGCGTTTCGGATGCAATCGAGTGCACCCGAGGCGATGTCGATCCATGACGAACCGGAACACATACTGAAGCTGTATGGGGCCGAGCCCGGGAAGATGTCGTTTGCGAATAACTGCTTACTCGCGCGTCGGTTGGTCCAACGAGGCGTTCGGTTTGTTCAACTTTTTCACGAGTCGTGGGACCAGCACGGCGGCTTGACGTCGGATATCAAGAAAAATTGCCAAGATACCGATCAGGGATGCGCGGCGCTGATCAAAGACTTGAAGCAGCAGGGCTTGCTTGACGAAACGCTGGTCATTTGGGGCGGTGAATTCGGTCGCACGCCGATGGTTCAAGGCGGCAATGACGGCCGGGATCACCATCCGAATTCGTTCTCGATGTGGATGGCGGGCGGCGGATTGAAGTCCGGCACGGTTTATGGGGCGACCGATGAACTGGGTTTCAACGTTGCGGAAAACCCGGTCCACGTCCACGATTTACACGCGACGATTCTGCATCTGTTGGGCTTCGACCACAGACAATTGACGCATCGATTCCAAGGTCGCGACTACCGTCTGACCGACGTTCACGGTGAACTGGTCAAGGGCATCTTGGCATAG